In Acholeplasma equirhinis, the sequence GCTGTCCGTGACTCTATTGCAGTATCATTCTTAAACACTGCAATCGAAAATGGTAAACAAGTACCAAAGAATTTAAAGATTTCAGGATTCCAAAATACAAAGTATGCAGCACTTTCTCGTCCTGCACTGACTTCAATTGATATTCCTGTCTATGATATTGGTGCAGTTTCTATGAGACTTTTAACTAAATTAATGCAATCTAAGAGCGTAGAAAATACACGTATTATTCTGCCTCATAGAATCGTTGAAAGACAATCAACTTAATCGATCGATGAATTTGAATTAAGTAGTTCATACAACTAAGCAAGAAATCTAGTGGCTGATGTAAACTAGAAGTTAATGTATGTTACGAATTACACCAAAGGAGATCAAATATATATTGAGGTGCGTAAAGTTTACTTTACGAACTAAGGTGGTACCGCGAAATTTTCGTCCTTAGACATATTTTTTGTCTAAGGATTTTATTTTTATTGAAGGAGAAATATGATGAACTTATATGATGAACTTATATGGCGTGGCATGGTTAAAGATGTATCCAATGTCGATGAAGCTAAAAAATTATTAAATGAAAAATCTACAAAATTCTATGTTGGATACGATCCAACAGGAGAATCCTTAACAGTTGGTCACTTAGTCCAAATTGTTAGAATGAAATATCTTCAAAAACATGGACATGTACCTGTTGTTGTTATTGGTGGTGCGACAGGGTTAATTGGAGATCCTAAAGAAACTCAAGAAAGAAAATTATTAACACTGGATCAATCCTTACAAAATGCAGGTAAGATTGAACGTCAAATTAGAACATTACTTCAAGGTAATACAATCTTTGTTAATAACTATGACTGGATTTCTAAAATTGATACCATTACATTCTTAAGAGATTATGGCAAGTATTTTAATATTGCGTATATGCTCGCAAAAGATACGGTTCAAAAACGCATTGATGTTGGTATTTCATATACTGAGTTTTCATATATGATTCTTCAATCAATTGACTGGTTACATTTATACCAAACTAATGATGTCAAGATTCAATTTGGTGGTTCTGATCAATGGGGAAATATTACATCTGGTCTAGAATTAATCCGTAAAGTTGTTGGAGAAAATGATGCAGTTGGTCTTTCTTCACCACTTTTATTAAAATCAGATGGTACGAAGTTTGGTAAGAGTGAATCTGGTGCACTTTGGTTAGATGAAAATATGACATCACCATATGAACTCTATCAATACTTCTTCAATGCATCAGATAATGACATTGAAAACTATTTAAAACTGTTAACAACTTTAGAACACGAAGAAATTGATGAACTCTTAAAAGTATCACGTGAAAAACCAGAATTACGTCTAGCACAAAAGAAACTTGCTGAAGAGGTTGTTACATTTGTTCACGGTAAAGAAAAACTTCAAATTGCACTTGAAGTAACAGAAGCTTT encodes:
- the tyrS gene encoding tyrosine--tRNA ligase, whose protein sequence is MNLYDELIWRGMVKDVSNVDEAKKLLNEKSTKFYVGYDPTGESLTVGHLVQIVRMKYLQKHGHVPVVVIGGATGLIGDPKETQERKLLTLDQSLQNAGKIERQIRTLLQGNTIFVNNYDWISKIDTITFLRDYGKYFNIAYMLAKDTVQKRIDVGISYTEFSYMILQSIDWLHLYQTNDVKIQFGGSDQWGNITSGLELIRKVVGENDAVGLSSPLLLKSDGTKFGKSESGALWLDENMTSPYELYQYFFNASDNDIENYLKLLTTLEHEEIDELLKVSREKPELRLAQKKLAEEVVTFVHGKEKLQIALEVTEALFSGDFNKLNEEAFKTLEKVLDKVELSNEMTLVEALIKGNLASSNREAREFITTGAVSLNGEKVTDLTYTMGIGNKVHSRYVILRRGKKKYALGVF